The sequence CAGTTCGAGCTTCAGCTCCGGCGACGCCCCGAACCGGACGCAGGCACGCCAGGCTTCGTCCGGACGGCCGTCGTCGAGCAGGACGCGGACGAGCTCGTCGGCCCCGCCCTCCGCGGCGCGTTCGCGCAGGCTCGCCAGCGCGTCCCGCCGCTGCGCCGTCCACTTGCCCGCGGCCTGCGCGGCTTCGCGCAACGCGGCATACGTCTCGCGGCCCGGCCGCGCGTCGAACTCCTTGCGGCGACGGGAGGTCTCGTCCTCGGGCTCCGGCGGCGACGGCGGCTGCTTGTCGTGGGTGAGCGCGCGGGCGGCGTGCGCGATGGCCTCGCTGTGCCGGCCCGCGGCCCGCAGCACCCGGACGATCTTGAGGCTGACGTCGACGCGCGGCGGCTTCGCCGACAGGATCGCGACCAGCTCGTCGACGTCGCCGCGCACCTCGGCCAGCTGTTCCCGCAGCCGTTCGGCCACGTCCCGGCGGTGACCGGGGCCGCTCGCTTCGAGGACGTCGTCGACGACCGACTTGATCAGCTTGAGCCCGCGTTCCCCCAGCGCGGACGCGAAGTCGGCGAGGTCGATCACCGGCCAGCCCGGGCCGTCGAACTCGACCTCGACGATCCAGCCGGCCAGCTTCTCCGGGTCCGGCGGCCGGGCGGCGCACGCGCGGGCGTACAGCTCGACGGCCCGGTCCAGCCGCTCGCCGAGGTCGCCGGTATGGTCGCCCGACTGCTCCAGCACTTCGCTGATGTCGTCGACCGTGCGCCGGGCCAGCGGGGCCAGGTCGGCGCGGCTGCCGGCGTCGAGCATCCGCTGCAGCGTGTCCAGTACCGCGCCGATCTTCGCGGTGTACTCCACGTTCCCGTCGGTCACGGCGGTGTCGAGCAGGCGGTGCGCCTCGCTGACGTCACCGGATTGGGTCGCGGCGCGCAGTTCGAGCGAATGCCGCAACTCAGGGTCACGCTCGGCCTGGGCGTGCAGCAGGTCCGCCAGCGTCTCCGCGTCCAAAGTGCGCAGGTAGGGGCGAAGATCCGAGTGGGGACTCACGCGCACCAGTCTGCCTGAGCCCGCCAAGCCGGCGTGTGGGCCAACCGCGTGCTCTTTTCGGAGTAACGCGTGACTCTCGGTGAGGCCCTCACTGGCGGCGCAAGTCGTCGAGCACGGCTTTCAGCGGCCACGGCTCGGGCGCCTTCGGCCGTCGTGACCGTGCGTGGCGGGGACGTGGGATGGCCGAGCGCACGGTGGGGACCATGATCGGGACGACCGGCACCGGCACCCGCGCCACGAGCCGCCGCACGACGACGAGCAGGAGCACCGCGCACAGCAGCAGCGCGGTCCCCGCGGACAGCGCGCCGGCGAGCGTGCGGCGGCCGTCGTCGAGCGTGAGCTGCACGGCGTACTGGCTCTGCTGGGTGTAGAGCCGGCCGAGCTGTTCGGAAACGGTGAAGGCGGCACTGCGCCACGTGGACTCGGGCACGGGCAGGGGTTCGGCGGCGGCGAACGCGTCTTCGACGGCGGCCAGCCTGCTCCAGTCGGCGCTGCGGGTGAGCGACTCGTACGCCGTCCGGCCACTGTCGGTGAGCTGCGGCGCGACCCGCGTCAGCCCGGCCCGGTACGCGGCGACGGCGGAGGCGTACGGCCGCCGCGTGACACCGTCGAGGCCGGCCAGCGCGAGGGAATCGGAGCGGTCCATGCCTTCGGCGACGGAAAGCAGCTCGACGGCGGTCGTCTGCTGGTAGGCCGATTCGGCGTCCGGCGCGCGGCGGACGTAGTCGCGCAGCCCGGCGATGGCGGTGTCGATCCGCTGGGTGTAGCTCGCGTACGCGGCGGTCCGCAGTTCCGGCGCGGCCATCGCCGCGCTCCGCTGCGCCTGCAACGCGACCACGGACCTGGCCGTCCGATCCGCCGCCGTCGCCGTCTCCACCGCGAGGTCGCGCGTGCGAACCGCTTGGTGGACCAGGAAAGCGGTGATGACGACCGCCACGACGACGAGGGCACTGCCGGGGATGAGCGCGATGCCCAGCATGCGGCCGCGGACGGATCGCAGGTACTTCAAGACGTTCCTTTCCCAGCCCTGGGCCCCGCAAGCATCCCCGACGAAGTGCAACCTATTGAGTGAGAGATTCACCGGTCAACGCCAATCCGCCATACGGCCGTTAGCGCACCGTGACGGCCGGGCACAATCGCCGGGTGACCTTCGACGACGTGACCCAGCGCCTGCGCGGCTTCGCGGCCGCCCGAGCCTGGGAGCCGTTCCACACGCCCAAAAACCTCGTGATGGCGCTGTCCGGCGAGGTGGGCGAACTGACCTCGCTGTTCCAGTGGCTGACGCCGGAGGAGTCCGACGCGTGGCGCGAAGACGCGGAGCTGGAGGCCAAGGTGCTCGACGAGATCGCCGACGTCACGCTGTACCTGCTGCAGCTGGCGGACCGCCTCGGCGTCGACCTGCCGGCCGCGGCGCACGCGAAGATCGACCGCAACGAGGTCCGCTTCCCGCCGCCCGCCTAGTCCCGCTCGCAGCGCCGTTCGATCTCGGCCAGCAACGGCGGCGGCGTGCTCGCCACGGGCGCGTCCGGGTGCGCCAGCCACTGCCCGTCCCGGTCGGCCCAGAACACCGACCAGATCCCGAATTCGTCGACACGCAGCTGCGCGATCTCCCGCTCGGTCCCGGCCCGCAGCTCGAAGATGGTGACGGCCCGCCCCCGCGTGCGGCACTCGACCCGCCGCTGGTCACGCAGGTGTTCGGGCACGCGCCGGGCACACCAGCGCTCGATCTGCCGCAGCGCGAATTCCGGGATGCCCGCCATGCCGACCAGTGAACCGGACCGCCTCACCGCCCGCGCAGGTGGGCGACGACGGCGTCGTAGGTCTCCTCGGGAGCCCGCCCGTCGGTCTCGACGACGACGCACCCGGGCCGCTGCGGCAGGTAGGCGGTGAGCTGGTCGTGGATCCGCTCGACCATGGCGGTGCCGCCCCGCGAGTTCACGACGTCGTCGACGCCCTTGGTCGCGGCGTCCCCACTGGCGGCCCGCGCGGCGAACCGCTCCGTCGCGACGGGCTTGCCGG is a genomic window of Amycolatopsis lexingtonensis containing:
- a CDS encoding DUF6880 family protein, translating into MSPHSDLRPYLRTLDAETLADLLHAQAERDPELRHSLELRAATQSGDVSEAHRLLDTAVTDGNVEYTAKIGAVLDTLQRMLDAGSRADLAPLARRTVDDISEVLEQSGDHTGDLGERLDRAVELYARACAARPPDPEKLAGWIVEVEFDGPGWPVIDLADFASALGERGLKLIKSVVDDVLEASGPGHRRDVAERLREQLAEVRGDVDELVAILSAKPPRVDVSLKIVRVLRAAGRHSEAIAHAARALTHDKQPPSPPEPEDETSRRRKEFDARPGRETYAALREAAQAAGKWTAQRRDALASLRERAAEGGADELVRVLLDDGRPDEAWRACVRFGASPELKLELAELRATEHPAETIPVFREHVDELIERKDPQAYQEAARRLKLLRGLHKRAGTADEFTAYLAALVETHRRKSRLITEIRAARIALPKAVTSPRAPR
- a CDS encoding nitrate- and nitrite sensing domain-containing protein, yielding MKYLRSVRGRMLGIALIPGSALVVVAVVITAFLVHQAVRTRDLAVETATAADRTARSVVALQAQRSAAMAAPELRTAAYASYTQRIDTAIAGLRDYVRRAPDAESAYQQTTAVELLSVAEGMDRSDSLALAGLDGVTRRPYASAVAAYRAGLTRVAPQLTDSGRTAYESLTRSADWSRLAAVEDAFAAAEPLPVPESTWRSAAFTVSEQLGRLYTQQSQYAVQLTLDDGRRTLAGALSAGTALLLCAVLLLVVVRRLVARVPVPVVPIMVPTVRSAIPRPRHARSRRPKAPEPWPLKAVLDDLRRQ
- a CDS encoding nucleotide pyrophosphohydrolase; the protein is MTFDDVTQRLRGFAAARAWEPFHTPKNLVMALSGEVGELTSLFQWLTPEESDAWREDAELEAKVLDEIADVTLYLLQLADRLGVDLPAAAHAKIDRNEVRFPPPA
- a CDS encoding DUF3024 domain-containing protein; translated protein: MAGIPEFALRQIERWCARRVPEHLRDQRRVECRTRGRAVTIFELRAGTEREIAQLRVDEFGIWSVFWADRDGQWLAHPDAPVASTPPPLLAEIERRCERD